Genomic window (Lewinellaceae bacterium):
CATACCTACCGAGCCGTACGCTTTTTCGAATAACCCCCGGGCAAAATGGCGCAGCCCCACCTTTCGGGAGGCCTGTTTTGAGCTTCGCCAGGCAGAGCTAAGGCTTGATGTGGTGTTGAAAGAGTGGAAGGATTTCTAGGATTCATTCCTTCACTCCCTCCCTCATTCACTCCTCCCCCCTCAACCCATACCAGTCGATATTCCTCGTCAAATACATTATAGTCGCCAGAATCAGCAGCAGCCCCAGGCTGCCTAGCAGCAGGGCGTAATCCTGTAGCTGCAGCAGGGAGTAGAAAAAGCCGTACAACAGCGCCAGGATGCCGAACATCATCCCGGTCAGGCGGCGGTTGCCCAGAATGTAAGAGCAATAGCCGGTGATGAGGACCAGGATGATGACGCAGGCGATCAGGTAGGCCGTGTCGAAATTGAAATGCTCGGAGATAGAAAGCAGCAGGATGTAGAACAGAATAATGGCCGAACCTACCAGTATGTATTGTATAGGATGCAGGCGTTTGCGGTTGAGCACCTCGATGAAAAAGAAAGCCAGGAAGGTGATCAGCACGAAATAAGCAGCGTATTTGGCCGAGCGCATGGTCTTCTGGTATTCGTCGATGGGCAGCAGCAGGCGAAAGCCGAAGGCGTTGGTATTCACGCGGAAGGGGTCGTATTGGTTCACGTACACGTTGGACGGCTTCTGGGGCGTGGCGCTGATGTACGCCCCTTCGCCCTGTTGGGCGTAGTTGCGGTTGAGCTGCAGCACTTCCCAGTTGGCGGAGAATCCCTCGGAGGAAACCGTGCGCTCATCCGGCAGGAAGGCGCCCTCGAAGCTGGGATCCGGCCAGGAAGAGCGGATGCTGGCGGTAGTCGCCTTGCCGAAGGGAGTGAAGTACAGGCTGGTGCTTCCATTGAGGTTGAGCTGAAAAGAGAAGTCGATGGCAGCATTCGCCTTCCGGGAAAGCTGGATGGGAAAACTGGCGCCCGAGTCCAGAATGTCGTTGGTGACGGTGCCGGGCCCGAACTGGTAGGTGGTGTCGTTGATGCGCACCGGGATGGCTTGCTCGATGCCCTTCATGTCGCTGATGCCCACTGTAAAAAGGGCGTCCTCCCATTGCAGGTCTTCCTCCGGCACGCTCAGCGCCTCGGCGTTCAGCCCGCTAAAGCGGCCGCTGACCTCCAGTTGGGCGTTGTACAACACCACCAGGTAGATGCCCCGGTAGCGCTTCTGCGGGTCTACCTGCCCCCGGATGTCGATGCTGTCCGGCAGGAAATGGACATAACCGCGGGTAATGACCGATAGGCCTTCCTCGTTCTGGCGCGTCGAGCGATAAGGCACCGAGATGACCGGCCCGGCGATGGTTTGGTCGCTGCCCCACTTGGCGCTCACCTCCCGCACCGCTTCATCGCGAATGCCCTCCCGCTCGCGGATAAGCGAGGTGACCATGGCTGCCGGAATGAGCAGCAGCAGGATGAGGATGCCAACGACAAAGAGCTTCAGCGTGACGGAGTTGCGCGCCCAGCGGTTGAGGCGGTCAAGGAAAGATTCGTCTTGCATTTTAGTGGGGGTTTTATCGCGTTGATTAAGAGGAACAGGTACTTGTTCCATCCAATGCTCAAAGTACGTTCAATCCAGCTATTTTTTCATCAATTTTCTCAAATGCTTTTTCACTATTCTCCGTTCGTTCCCGCAATGGAACTAACACCCTCTGCCGGTAATTCCCCGCCAACAATACAACAATACAACAATTCAGCAATACAACCCTCAAGACTTCGGCATCTGTATCGTAAAAGTAGTCCCCTGCCCCTCTTCCGACCGTTTCACGAAGATTTTGCCCGAATGGTATTCCTCAACGATGCGCTTAGCCAGGGAAAGCCCCAGCCCCCAGCCCCTCTTTTTGGTGGTGTATCCGGGTTGGAAGACCGTTTTGTGCTTGCCGGCGGGTATCCCCTTGCCGGTATCGCTGATGTCGATGTAGATGTAATCGGCATCGTCGTACACTTCGGCGCTGATCTTGCCGCTGCTCTCCATGGCGTCGAGGGCGTTGCGCAGCAGGTTTTCCACCACCCAGTCGAACAGGTGGGGGTTGATGCGGATCGGTTTGGCCGGCTGGTTGCCGGGCGCCGGAAATTCGAAGGCGATCTTCCGGGACGCCCGCCGCTGCATATAGGCCCGGCATTTGTCCAGCTCTTCGTAAACGTCGATGGGTTCCAGCTTGGGGGCGGAACCGATCTTAGAAAAGCGGTCGGCGATGAGTTCCAGGCGGCTGACGTCGTTGCGCAGCTCGCCCAGTATTTCCTGGGTTTCTTCATCCCCTTCCCGCAGCAGCTTCAGGTGTTCGATCCAGGCGACGATGGCGGAGATCGGCGTGCCCAGCTGGTGGGCCGTCTCCTTGGCCATGCCCACCCACACCCGGTTCTGCTCGGCGCGGCGGGCGGAGTTGAAGCCCATGTAACCAAACCCGACAAAAGCGGCGATGAGGATGAGCTGTATCAACGGGAAGTAGCGCAACTGGGTCAGCAGGGTGGATTCTTTGTAGTAGATGGAATACGCAAACCCTTTGATGGGTTCGAACCCTTCTGCCTTCATCCGTTCTACCTCTCGCTTCAGCCCCATAGCGCTGGTGTCTCCCCGGATGTTGATGAAGTCGTCGACCCCTCCCCGGTCGTTGACCACCATGACCGGGATGGTGGTGTTGGACTGCAGGATCTGAAAATGCAGGGTGAAGTCGCAGAATTGCGCGTCTTCATCATCGGTATCACTGAGGTCTTCCATCGCCCGCAGGTAAAGCGCCACTTTTTTGCGCTCCTCGTTCGCCAGTTTGCCGGTCAGGTAGTTGGTATAAAACATCGATATTGCAACGATAACGCCTCCGGCAACGGCCAGATATAATTTCAGGCGGGATTTCCTCGTGTAAATGTCCATATAAAGCTTTTATGGGCGGCCTGGAATGGCTGCCGCTTCTGTACTAACACTTAACGTCCAAAGGTAAAGATTTATGGTGAACTTAACGGTTGAAAGCCACGGGGAGCTTTGGAGTTGTTTGTTGTTTGTTGCCGGTTGATGGTTAGGGCCGGGAACCAACCGGCAACAAAGAACCGACAACGATCAACCGCCCCAACCATTCCGCAACATTTCCCACCCCCTTCCGGCCCAACCTTCCTTACCTTTGCCGGAAATGTGTTTTTTGTCATAGCACAAAGCCGCCGGGCCGGAAACGAAAGGCACAGGAGAAGGCCCGGCGCATTTTTTCGCACATTCCGCCGGCAGGCCGCATAAATTTCCGAGATTTGGGAAATCTGTTGTCGTAACCAACCTTTCAATATGAAAAACATCCTACTCCTTTTCCTGTTCCTCCCCCTGGCCCTTTCCGCCCAAACCGGCGAAGAACTGGCCGCCGTCAAAGCCCCCATTCAGCTGCTTTTCGACGGCATGCGCGCCGGCGACAGCACCATGCTCCGGCAGGCTTTCCTGCCCGGCGCCCGCCTGCAAACCGCTTATACGGACAAGGATGGGCAGCCCCAACTGGCCGACGAAGCGATCGGCAACTTCATCGAAGCCGTCGGCACGCCGCACGAGAAAACCTTCAACGAACAGATTTGGAGTTACGATATTCGCATCGACGGCCTGCTGGCCACCGCCTGGACGGAATACACCTTCTTCCTCGGCGATCAGCTCAGCCATTGCGGCGTCAATGCTTTTCAGCTCTTCCAAAGTGCCGATGGCTGGAAGATCAGCCACATCACCGATACCCGCCGCCGGGAAGGCTGCCCTTCCGAAGCGCCGGATGAGGCCGCCGCCATCAACGCCCTGCTCGACGCCTGGCACCAGGCGGCCGCCACCGCCGACGCAGATGCCTTCTTCGGCAGCATGACAGCCGACGGCATTTACCTCGGCACCGACGCCTCCGAACGCTGGCAACGCGACGAACTGCGCAGCTGGGCCAAAGCCGCTTTCGAACGCGACACCGCCTGGGCCTTTGCGCCGCACGACAGGCAACTGTACTTTTCCCAAAATGGCCAAACCGCCTGGTTCGAGGAAATACTCGATACCTGGATGGGGCCCTGCCGTGGCTCCGGCATACTCTCCAAAACGGGAGAAGGCTGGAAAATCCGCCACTACAACCTGGCCGTGCTGGTGCCCAATGAGAAAATTCAGGAGTTTATTAAGCTGGTAAAAGGATAGAGGGCGGTTCGGGATTAGTCAGGGTATGGAACCTTTGGCAGATGCTCATCCCGGCTTCGTGCCGAAACCGGGACGATGCTACGCCCTTTGGGCGGATGATGCTATGGATGCTATGGATGCTATGGATGCTATGGATGCTATGGATGCTATGGATGCTATGGATGCTGTGGATGCTGTGGATGCTGTGGATGCTATGGATGCTCGTATAGTGCGGCAATAGCATCAACCGGCCGCAGGCCGCAGCATCCTCTTGGCCCGTACGGGCCAAAGAGGAGCATCAATAGCATCGCTGCGCAAATACACCGAAAAAAATGCAGGAATTCCGTTTCCCGCTGGCATTGCCGGGTAAAACTTATTAAATTGCCCGCAGGAGAAAAATCGGGTTATGGAAAAATACCTCAATTACCTGCTCACCGATATTGCTGCGGCTGCGGCCAATGTCCCCATCCTTACCTACGAAGGCTCTGATGAAGGCCCTTCGTTCATTCCCCTGGATGAAGAGGAGCGGATGGCCCGGCGCGAAATCCTGGGAGACTGGATCGGCCTTCGCCAGGAGTTGTTTCCCCCCGCCAACCGGCTGAGCGATGAGCAAATAGCCCGTTTGCTGGAGGCTGTGAGCCAATGCCTCGACGTTTATAATTTCATTCCTCATTTCCCAGCCGGCTTTCCTGCCCGCCGGCGTTATGAAGTATTGGTGGCCCAACTGGGCAAAGAGGTGCCCATCCTCATGCACAATGCCTGGCAGATCGACTTTTGCGATTACGAGCCCCGCAGCTGCCCCTTTGGAGAGTCCTTCTGCCAGTGCAAGGTCTATGAACAATGGCTGACCCATATTGACGACGACGGAGAACTGCCGGACGAGGAAACCCTCGAAGGGCTGATCGCCAAACCCCGCCTGCCCGATTTCTTCTACGATGATGATGAGGATGACGAGGATGATTTCGACGAGGACGAGGACGACGACTTCTTCTTTGAAGATGGCGGAGAGTACTACGAAGAGGAGTACTACGACGATGAAATGTTTGATTACGATGAGGAGGATGACGAAGAAGATGGACCTTTCTTTTCCGACTTCACGGATTATGAACCCGGCCCGGATGACGGAGGGCGCTGGAACTAGTGCCAAATTTTTTTCTGCCAATCAGCGTATTTTAAGTTGAAAATTACGGATATTGGCGTATCCGATGATGGTTTTAATGTAAAGGCTATGCAACAGCCTCATCACTTCGGAGCGGCATACATCCAATTGATTGAAAGAAAAGACGGTTAACGCTATCTATGAGGCCCTTTGTTTCTTACCTGATCCTTTGTAGCCTGATCCTATTGTCCGGAAGCTGTAACCAGGAAAGCAACCGCCCAACGCACCCTCGTGGCAACGACCCCTGGGTGTTCCGTTCGGTGCTCGACGGGCGGGCACGCATGTTGACCATATCCCTGGCCGACCGGTTCTGGGCGGCCTACAGCGCTCAGGATGGCAGCATCTATAAGGTATGGCGGGGCGACGTGAATTTCGACGGCGCTGTTTACACCACCGTTCATGGCCCGCAGCCCAGCAGCCTGGGCGATGCTTTTTTTGTCAACGAAATCGCCTCTCCCTGGACGGTTCGCATCGGCGGCCAGGAGCAGCAGCCCCTGCCCCGCTACCGCGGACACCGTTTTGAGGATGGGCAGGTATACGTCAACTACAGCCTGAAATTGGAAAACGGCGCCACTGTCCACATCAGCGAGCGGCCGGAGTATCTGGAGCGCGCTGCAGGAAAACAACAGGGGTTTGAACGCACCTTTTTTGTGGAGGGCCTGCCCGAAGGTGCTGATCTTTACTTCGATTTCAACCTCAGTTCCATTCCTTCCGCCTTTGCCCTGGAAACGGATGGCCAACTGGAAGCGCTCGAAACAAACCCCAGGAAGAGCAAGGGCCTGGACGCGGTAGACCTCAAAGGCCGCCTGGAACTGAAGCCGCAGGGGCCTACCCGCCTTGCCGCCTATTTCACCAAATACCCTCTCGTTTTCAATGCCAACCGGGTGGAAGGGCAGGAGGAAGAAGACGCCCTGCCCCGCGGCGCCCGCCTCATTGCCCGAAGCGACTGCAAAACCTGCCACAATACGTATCTCAAGACCATAGGCCCGGCCTACGCCGACGTGGCCAAACGCTATGCCAATACTACAGATAATGTGGCCATGCTGGTGAGCAAAGTACAGAACGGCGGCGCCGGCGTATGGGGAGAAGCCGCGATGACCCCCCATCCGGACCTCGACGAGCTGGACGTCAAAGCCATGGTCGAATACATTATGGGCCTCGACGCGGAAGAGGAAGCCCTGGAGGCAAAACCGGAAACGAAAAGCCTGGAGGGCCTGGCCTTCGTCAATGCCGTAGAAGGGCTTCAAGAGGACGGCCTGATCCCCGGCCTGCTGCTGCAGGTCTATCAGTCCGGCCGGGCACTGGCCCGGCTGGCGGACCTCAACTTCAAAGGCCCGGCTTTGTACGAGGGCATCGTCGGGCAGGTTTATATTGAGGACGGCGATTTCCATGGCCTGGAAGCCAATTTCGGAATGCTGTACAGCGGTTACATCGCCATACCTAAAGACAACAATTACGTTTTTCGCCTGCGCAGCGACGACGGCTCCCGCCTGCTCATCGACGGGCAGGAAGTCGTGAATTATGACGGCCTGCACAGCGCGGAAAAGATGGATGGGGAAATTGCCCTGCGGCAGGGGCTCCATGCCTTCCGCCTGGAGTTCTTTCAGGGCAGCGGCGGCAAATTCATAGCCCTGGAATGGAACTCTTTCGATCGGCCTGCCTTCGAACGGGTGCCGCGCAGCCAGTTTTTCCACGCTCCTTCCGAGCAGCCGGCGCCGGGCGCGAAAATGCCGCCCATGGCTCAGCAAGCCCGCATCCCCGGCGATCAGTATCCGGTGGCCGGCGTTCACCCCAGTTATACCCTCTCCCAGGCACGCCCCAATGACTTCATGCCCAAAGTAGGCGGCATGGACTTCCTCTCCGACGGCAGGCTGGTGGTCAGCACCTGGGATGCCGAAGGGGCCGTGTACATCGTGGATGGCGTTCAAACAGGAGACCCTGCCCGGATGTCTTACCGAAAAATAGCCAGCGGGCTGGCCGAACCCCTGGGGCTGAAAGTAGTGGAGGACACCATTTACGTACTGCAAAAACAAGAACTCACCAAGCTCATAGACTACGACGGCGACGAGCTGATCGATGAATACTATACCGTTTCCAACGACTGGAAAGTGTCGGCCAACTT
Coding sequences:
- the creD gene encoding cell envelope integrity protein CreD; its protein translation is MQDESFLDRLNRWARNSVTLKLFVVGILILLLLIPAAMVTSLIREREGIRDEAVREVSAKWGSDQTIAGPVISVPYRSTRQNEEGLSVITRGYVHFLPDSIDIRGQVDPQKRYRGIYLVVLYNAQLEVSGRFSGLNAEALSVPEEDLQWEDALFTVGISDMKGIEQAIPVRINDTTYQFGPGTVTNDILDSGASFPIQLSRKANAAIDFSFQLNLNGSTSLYFTPFGKATTASIRSSWPDPSFEGAFLPDERTVSSEGFSANWEVLQLNRNYAQQGEGAYISATPQKPSNVYVNQYDPFRVNTNAFGFRLLLPIDEYQKTMRSAKYAAYFVLITFLAFFFIEVLNRKRLHPIQYILVGSAIILFYILLLSISEHFNFDTAYLIACVIILVLITGYCSYILGNRRLTGMMFGILALLYGFFYSLLQLQDYALLLGSLGLLLILATIMYLTRNIDWYGLRGEE
- a CDS encoding HAMP domain-containing histidine kinase; the protein is MDIYTRKSRLKLYLAVAGGVIVAISMFYTNYLTGKLANEERKKVALYLRAMEDLSDTDDEDAQFCDFTLHFQILQSNTTIPVMVVNDRGGVDDFINIRGDTSAMGLKREVERMKAEGFEPIKGFAYSIYYKESTLLTQLRYFPLIQLILIAAFVGFGYMGFNSARRAEQNRVWVGMAKETAHQLGTPISAIVAWIEHLKLLREGDEETQEILGELRNDVSRLELIADRFSKIGSAPKLEPIDVYEELDKCRAYMQRRASRKIAFEFPAPGNQPAKPIRINPHLFDWVVENLLRNALDAMESSGKISAEVYDDADYIYIDISDTGKGIPAGKHKTVFQPGYTTKKRGWGLGLSLAKRIVEEYHSGKIFVKRSEEGQGTTFTIQMPKS
- a CDS encoding nuclear transport factor 2 family protein gives rise to the protein MKNILLLFLFLPLALSAQTGEELAAVKAPIQLLFDGMRAGDSTMLRQAFLPGARLQTAYTDKDGQPQLADEAIGNFIEAVGTPHEKTFNEQIWSYDIRIDGLLATAWTEYTFFLGDQLSHCGVNAFQLFQSADGWKISHITDTRRREGCPSEAPDEAAAINALLDAWHQAAATADADAFFGSMTADGIYLGTDASERWQRDELRSWAKAAFERDTAWAFAPHDRQLYFSQNGQTAWFEEILDTWMGPCRGSGILSKTGEGWKIRHYNLAVLVPNEKIQEFIKLVKG
- a CDS encoding DUF1080 domain-containing protein gives rise to the protein MRPFVSYLILCSLILLSGSCNQESNRPTHPRGNDPWVFRSVLDGRARMLTISLADRFWAAYSAQDGSIYKVWRGDVNFDGAVYTTVHGPQPSSLGDAFFVNEIASPWTVRIGGQEQQPLPRYRGHRFEDGQVYVNYSLKLENGATVHISERPEYLERAAGKQQGFERTFFVEGLPEGADLYFDFNLSSIPSAFALETDGQLEALETNPRKSKGLDAVDLKGRLELKPQGPTRLAAYFTKYPLVFNANRVEGQEEEDALPRGARLIARSDCKTCHNTYLKTIGPAYADVAKRYANTTDNVAMLVSKVQNGGAGVWGEAAMTPHPDLDELDVKAMVEYIMGLDAEEEALEAKPETKSLEGLAFVNAVEGLQEDGLIPGLLLQVYQSGRALARLADLNFKGPALYEGIVGQVYIEDGDFHGLEANFGMLYSGYIAIPKDNNYVFRLRSDDGSRLLIDGQEVVNYDGLHSAEKMDGEIALRQGLHAFRLEFFQGSGGKFIALEWNSFDRPAFERVPRSQFFHAPSEQPAPGAKMPPMAQQARIPGDQYPVAGVHPSYTLSQARPNDFMPKVGGMDFLSDGRLVVSTWDAEGAVYIVDGVQTGDPARMSYRKIASGLAEPLGLKVVEDTIYVLQKQELTKLIDYDGDELIDEYYTVSNDWKVSANFHEFAFGLAYKEGFFYAALAIAIMPGGASANPQIEDRGKAVRIARQDGALEFVAQGLRTPNGVGIGIDGEIFIADNQGDWLPSCKILHVRPGDFFGSRAVDSARVAQLPVKQPVVWLPQDEIGNSPTTPAALPDGPYQGQMIHGEVTHGGVKRVFVEKVNGEYQGCAFRFIQGLEAGVNRLAWGPDSALYIGGVGSTGNWQHAGHNWYGLQRLKYNGQPTFEMLAVRARSNGVEIEFTEPLEPGAGWNPAEYTVQQWWYLPTHEYGGPKKDLESLPVRSANVSEDRRRVFLELAGMKPGHVLYLRLPGDWASAGGRELWSTEAWYTLNNIPKEKPGFLAEAPAPLPPNTLTEAEKAGGWKLLFDGQSTRGWHCWKKKTVGASWVIEDGALKLNAVPQPDGKLQTEDGGDLVTDSEFEDYELRLEWKISPCGNSGVMFNVIEAEQYDYPWQTGPEVQIIDNTCHPDARFESHRAGCLYDLVPVKYETVKPAGEWNKVRILIRNGKGRFWLNGRQVVEFEMFNGQWERMIQNSKFKDMPDFGKARKGRICLQDHNDAVVWFRNIKIREIND